The sequence CAACTACCGCGAGGCCTACGGCATCCACGCCAGCAACGGCATCCTCTTCAACCACGAGTCGCCCAACCGCGGCGAGACCTTCGTCACCCGCAAGATCACCCGGGCGGTGGCCCGCATCTCCTTGGGCCTCGAGAAGAAGCTGTACCTGGGCAACATGGACGCCCTGCGCGACTGGGGCCACGCCCGGGACTACGTCGAAGCCATGTACCTCATGCTCCAGCAGGACGAGGCCGACGACTACGTCATCGCCACCGGCGTCCAGTACTCGGTGCGCGAGTTCGTGGAGAAGGCCTTCGCCGAGGTCGGGATCGAGATCGCCTGGCAGGGCGAGGGCATCGACGAGAAGGGCTTCAACCGTGAGACCGGCGAGGTGCTGGTCGAGGTCGACCCCCGCTACTTCCGCCCCACCGAGGTCGAGACCCTCTTGGGGGATCCGACCAAGGCCAAGGAGAAGCTCGGCTGGAGCCCGAAGACCTCGCTTGCGGCCATGGTCGCCGAGATGGTCGCCGAGGACCTGAAGGCCGCCCAGCGCGAGGACCTGTGCGCCCGTGAGGGCTTCGAGGTGTTCGCCTCCCATGAATAAGGACGCCCGCATCTACGTGGCCGGCCACCGGGGGCTGGTCGGCTCGGCCCTGGTCCGCCGGCTCGAAGCCGAGGGGTACGACAACCTGCTCCTTCGCACCAGTCGCGAGCTGGACCTGCGGGATCCTGCCGCCACTCTGGCCTTCTTCGAACAAGAGCGGCCGGAGTACGTCTTCTTGGCCGCGGCCAAGGTCGGGGGGATCCACGCCAACGACACCTACCCCGCGGACTTTTTGGCGGATAACCTGGCCATCCAGTCGAGCGTCATCCAGGCGGCCCACGCCACGGGCGTGACCAAGCTGCTCTTCTTGGGCTCGAGCTGCATCTACCCCAAGCTAGCCCCACAGCCCATCAAGGAGGAGTACCTCCTGACCGGGCCGCTGGAGCCGACCAACGAGTGGTATGCGATCGCCAAGATCGCGGGCATCAAGCTGTGCCAGGCCATGAACAAGCAGCACGGCACCCGCTTCATCTCGGCCATGCCCACCAACCTCTACGGGCCCAACGACAACTTCGACCTTTTGACCTCGCACGTCCTGCCCGCGATGATCCGCAAGTTCCACGAGGCCAAGCAGAACGGGACGAACGTGACCCTCTGGGGCTCGGGCACGCCCATGCGCGAGTTCTTGCACGTGGATGACCTGGCGGATGCCTGCGTCTTCCTGATGAAGCACTACGAGGGGGACGCCCCCGTCAACGTGGGCACGGGCACCGACGTGACCATCAAGGAGCTGGCCGAGCTCATCGCCAAGGTGGTGGGCTTCGAGGGCGAGCTCGTCTGGGATAGCACCAAGCCCGACGGCACACCCCGCAAGCTCCTGGATGTGAGTTATCTGCGCTCCTTGGGATGGCAAGCCACCATCTCGCTGGAGGCCGGTTTGCAACTCACCTATGAGTGGTTCAAGGGAACCTACGCTCAAGGGGCTCTCAACCCTGCATGCGCTTCGGGAGGTCAGTCTTGAAAGTCGTCATTCTCGCGGGTGGCCTCGGCACGCGGCTGAGTGAAGAAACGGACGTGAAGCCGAAGCCGATGGTCACCATCGGCGGCAAGCCCATTATCTGGCACATCATGAAGCTCTATTCGAGCTTCGGCTTCAACGATTTCGTGATCTGCCTCGGGTACAAAGGCTACGTCATCAAAGAGTACTTCGCCAATTACTTCCTACACATGAGCGACGTGACGCTGGACCTGGTCAACAATCGCATGGAGATCCACCAGAACTCCGCCGAGCCGTGGCGCGTCACCCTGGTCGATACCGGCATCGACACGATGACCGGTGGGCGCGTCAAGCGAATTCAGCCTTATATTGGTGACGAGCCCTTCATGCTGACCTACGGCGACGGCGTCGCGAACGTGGACCTCCACGCGCTCGTCGCCTTCCATCAAGCCCAGGGCAAGCATTGCACCATCACGGCAGTCCAGCCCCCGGGCCGCTTTGGGGCGCTGGACCTGGACCCAACCGGCTGCGTGCAATCGTTCCAGGAAAAACCAGCGGGTGATGGCAGCTGGATCAACGGCGGCTTCTTCGTCATGCAACCGGAAGTGTTCGACTACATCGAGGACGACACGACGATCTTGGAGCGAGCCCCCCTCGAGGGCCTGACCCAGGCTGGGCAACTCGCCGCCTTCCGTCACCACGGCTTCTGGCAACCGATGGACACCCTCCGGGATAAGCAGCATCTCGAAAGTCTCTGGAACGAGGGCGGGGCCCCTTGGAAGCGCTGGGATGAGCGGCCGAGGGTCGCACAATGACGGGATTCGCCGATTCCTACCGCGGAAAGACCGTCTTCATCACCGGCCATACGGGCTTCAAGGGGAGCTGGCTCGCCCTCTGGTTGACCCGTCTGGGGGCCAAGGTGGTGGGCTACGCGCTCCCCCCCTCGGGCGAGCAAACCCTGTTCGAGGACCTGCGTCTGGCCGAACTCGTCACGCACATCGTGGGCGACGTGCGCGATCGCAACGTCCTGGCGCAGGCCATGCAGACCCATCGGCCGGACGTGGTCTTCCACCTCGCTGCCCAGTCGCTGGTCCGTCCTTCCTACGCCGAGCCAGTCGAAACCTTCGAGACCAACGTCATGGGCACGGTGAACCTCCTGGAGGCCGTGCGGCAGACCTCCTCGGTCCGCGCCTGTGTCGTCGTCACCAGCGACAAGTGCTACGAGAACCGCGAGTGGATCTACGCCTACCGCGAAAACGACGCCATGGGGGGCTTCGACCCCTACAGCGCCTCCAAGGGCTGCGCCGAGCTGGTCACGTCGTCCTATCGGCGCTCCTACTTCCCGCCGGAAAGCCACGCCGTCCATGGCGTCGGCCTGGCCTCGGTCCGGGCCGGCAACGTGATCGGCGGGGGCGACTGGGCCGTGGATCGCATCGTCCCCGACTGCATGCGGGCCCTGATGAACGAGCAGGCGATCCAGGTTCGAAACCCGTCGGCCATCCGCCCCTGGCAGCACGTCCTGGAGCCGCTCGCCGGCTACCTCTGGCTTGGAAGCCGCCTGCTTCAGAACGCCCCTACCTACTCGGAAGGCTGGAACTTCGGGCCCCATGGGACGAGCAACATCACCGTCCAGGCGATCGTCGAGGCCATCCTTCAGCGCTGGGGGAGCGGCTCCTGGGTTCGCCCGGTCGAATCCGAAGCGCCGCATGAGGCTCACTTCCTGAAGCTGGACATCACCAAGGCGGTCAACGCGCTTGGTTGGCAGCCAGTCTTCGACATCAACGCCACGATCGACGCCGTGGTCGATTGGTATGCCGCCTACCACCACGACGCGCATCTGGACGTGCGAGCCTTCACCCTCCGTCAAATCGAAGCCTATGAGCGCACCGCAGCCCAGCAAGGCCTAGCCTGGGCTCC is a genomic window of bacterium containing:
- the rfbG gene encoding CDP-glucose 4,6-dehydratase — its product is MTGFADSYRGKTVFITGHTGFKGSWLALWLTRLGAKVVGYALPPSGEQTLFEDLRLAELVTHIVGDVRDRNVLAQAMQTHRPDVVFHLAAQSLVRPSYAEPVETFETNVMGTVNLLEAVRQTSSVRACVVVTSDKCYENREWIYAYRENDAMGGFDPYSASKGCAELVTSSYRRSYFPPESHAVHGVGLASVRAGNVIGGGDWAVDRIVPDCMRALMNEQAIQVRNPSAIRPWQHVLEPLAGYLWLGSRLLQNAPTYSEGWNFGPHGTSNITVQAIVEAILQRWGSGSWVRPVESEAPHEAHFLKLDITKAVNALGWQPVFDINATIDAVVDWYAAYHHDAHLDVRAFTLRQIEAYERTAAQQGLAWAPAPCEVP
- a CDS encoding GDP-mannose 4,6-dehydratase, producing the protein NYREAYGIHASNGILFNHESPNRGETFVTRKITRAVARISLGLEKKLYLGNMDALRDWGHARDYVEAMYLMLQQDEADDYVIATGVQYSVREFVEKAFAEVGIEIAWQGEGIDEKGFNRETGEVLVEVDPRYFRPTEVETLLGDPTKAKEKLGWSPKTSLAAMVAEMVAEDLKAAQREDLCAREGFEVFASHE
- a CDS encoding GDP-L-fucose synthase — protein: MNKDARIYVAGHRGLVGSALVRRLEAEGYDNLLLRTSRELDLRDPAATLAFFEQERPEYVFLAAAKVGGIHANDTYPADFLADNLAIQSSVIQAAHATGVTKLLFLGSSCIYPKLAPQPIKEEYLLTGPLEPTNEWYAIAKIAGIKLCQAMNKQHGTRFISAMPTNLYGPNDNFDLLTSHVLPAMIRKFHEAKQNGTNVTLWGSGTPMREFLHVDDLADACVFLMKHYEGDAPVNVGTGTDVTIKELAELIAKVVGFEGELVWDSTKPDGTPRKLLDVSYLRSLGWQATISLEAGLQLTYEWFKGTYAQGALNPACASGGQS
- the rfbF gene encoding glucose-1-phosphate cytidylyltransferase; its protein translation is MKVVILAGGLGTRLSEETDVKPKPMVTIGGKPIIWHIMKLYSSFGFNDFVICLGYKGYVIKEYFANYFLHMSDVTLDLVNNRMEIHQNSAEPWRVTLVDTGIDTMTGGRVKRIQPYIGDEPFMLTYGDGVANVDLHALVAFHQAQGKHCTITAVQPPGRFGALDLDPTGCVQSFQEKPAGDGSWINGGFFVMQPEVFDYIEDDTTILERAPLEGLTQAGQLAAFRHHGFWQPMDTLRDKQHLESLWNEGGAPWKRWDERPRVAQ